From the Desulfobacterales bacterium genome, the window ACCTTTTTGAGCGCGTATGACATATCAAAATCCACAATTGTGGAGGCATCTACCCTTTCATTGTTCAGCACATCGCCGTATCTTTCGGACAGGTATCTAACCGATGGCGTCAGCGTAATACCGGCGATCTTGTAGGATAAAGCCGCTTTTGCCATGAATTTCGGTGCGTCCGGAACCTGGTTGCCGTCCGACGATGTGGTGGTATTGGATGCGGTTCTCAAATCTTCCGTAAAGTAGTATTTGTTGTAGGACAACGCCGCCAAAAAGTCCCACGTTTTTGAAAGGGCGCCGCTGACCGCTATCTCGGAACCATAGGCCATCGCATCCGCTGCATTGAATGGGTAGGTAACGTTGTAGGGGGCGTCATAAATCCTTGCCTGCTTGTTTTTGACAAGGGAGACGAAGGCGTTCGGGTTCAGGCAAAGATCGCCGATTTTGTATTTGACGCCGAGATCGAAATTGTCCGCCACCTCCAGATCCAGCTCGTCCCAAAGGTTCTGCAGACTAACGCCTTTTGAAACAAAGTTTGCCCGCTGCTGAACATAGGTGGGAAAGAGATTCACATCCAACCCGTAGGTTCTCGTATAATCCACATAGAACGTCGCGTCTTTGTTCACGTTGTAGCCCAGATATGCGCTCGGCAACCACTCTCTGAAATATTTCGCATCGACACAGGCCCACGGATCCGGCGTGCCGGTTGCAATCGCCGTATCATAGTCCGGGCTTGTCTCGGCGTTGGTGCCATTGGTGTAGCTCCGAAGCGCCCCCAGCTTGAAGGTCAGATGTCTGACTCCCACGGAATAGATGAAATTGCCCATCTGCCCATTCACTTCAGTAAACGGAGAGAAAAAATCATGACAGTCGTTATCGGCAAGAACCGCCCATCCTGCGTACGTCAGACCATTTGCACCCACCGTGAATTTCTTTTGCTCCGACGGGGGGCCGGGGGGCTGCTGCCGATGTGTCCAATATCCCAGCTTGGCGGTCAGCTGTTTGAAAAAGCTTCTTTCGTATTTCAAGACCCCGCCTAACACTTCATGATCGATATTCCACTGGATGACATTGGTTCCCGATGCATACGAATACTCGCCGTTGTCATTGAGATAATACGGTTTGATGGAGATTTTCGAGTCCGCGGACAGCGCCGCTTCGATATTGGCGACTATCGTCGTATCCTCAAAGTGTTGCTTGTTGTAATCGTAGTAATTGGCGCTTGCTTTGTTGGTGTTGAAATCCTTATCGAAATTTTGCCCCAAATTCCGGGTTTCGGCATATGTCAGGTTATAGTAGTTGTGGTGATCTTCTCTATTGTGGGAGACAAAAAACTCTGCTTTGATTCTGTCGTTTGGCTCACACACACCCCCTAAGGCACAGTTGGTCCGTTCAAGATCCCCTTCGCCTTTATATTTGTCACTCGTCGTCTGGGAAAAAGAACCAAAGCCGGATATGGGCCCCATGTCACCGGTATCGAGACGCAAAAAGCTTCTGTATAAGTTGTCGCTTCCCACGGTCTGGGACAAATCGGCGCCAAATTCGTGGTCCGGCCTTTTGATATTCATATCGACCTTGCCGACCAGATTTGAAAAGCCAAGGCCCTTATCCACCGGGATATAACCCTTGTATAAATCCACGCTTTCGATATTTTCCATGTCGAATATCGTTTTGCCGCCGCCGGGATTCCCGCTGATCGGCATGCCGTCATACAACTTGACACCCCCCGGTCCCGTCTGTTTTTTGCCTCTTATCCGGATAGAGTCGTGAAACCCGTTTTCGTTTGTACCAAGCGCATCCGCGGCGGTGTAATTAATCGACGGTGACATCTCGACGATCTTAAACACATTGATATTGCCCTGCTTGCCAAAAATCTCCACGCCTTTTTTCGTATAGCTTTCCTTGTTGGACGGCCCCAGCAGATCAAAGGGTGCTGCAAGCGCCTCGTTTTCCCCAGCATTGGTTTTGATGGCTGTATCAATTACGATGATCGGTTCTAATTGCCACGGGGAAGTTTGCTCGTTTTCAGATTCTCCGGCCATTGCTGCCACATACGGGCACAGAAACAAAGTTGCCACCGTCAAAACCATATGTATCCATCCGAGCGTGCCGTGTTCCAAAGGCCGTTTACTTTTATCGTGTTGAGATGACAATAAATAGCGATTTATTGGAATATGTGTCACCAATTCTAAAATTTAAAAACATAATTATGACCGGTAAAAACGTCAATTTGAGGGTATTAATGTATGTTTGGCGGGAAAGTCAACTCAAATCTCCAAAAAAGGGGGAGGGTTCTCCGTGAAGGGATTTGCAATGGCAACGAATTCGGGAGATCAGAGCGGACCGCCGCCATGCTCTGAAACAAAGCCACTATTTTGCGCAAAAGGGGGTTAAACAGGAT encodes:
- a CDS encoding TonB-dependent receptor yields the protein MVLTVATLFLCPYVAAMAGESENEQTSPWQLEPIIVIDTAIKTNAGENEALAAPFDLLGPSNKESYTKKGVEIFGKQGNINVFKIVEMSPSINYTAADALGTNENGFHDSIRIRGKKQTGPGGVKLYDGMPISGNPGGGKTIFDMENIESVDLYKGYIPVDKGLGFSNLVGKVDMNIKRPDHEFGADLSQTVGSDNLYRSFLRLDTGDMGPISGFGSFSQTTSDKYKGEGDLERTNCALGGVCEPNDRIKAEFFVSHNREDHHNYYNLTYAETRNLGQNFDKDFNTNKASANYYDYNKQHFEDTTIVANIEAALSADSKISIKPYYLNDNGEYSYASGTNVIQWNIDHEVLGGVLKYERSFFKQLTAKLGYWTHRQQPPGPPSEQKKFTVGANGLTYAGWAVLADNDCHDFFSPFTEVNGQMGNFIYSVGVRHLTFKLGALRSYTNGTNAETSPDYDTAIATGTPDPWACVDAKYFREWLPSAYLGYNVNKDATFYVDYTRTYGLDVNLFPTYVQQRANFVSKGVSLQNLWDELDLEVADNFDLGVKYKIGDLCLNPNAFVSLVKNKQARIYDAPYNVTYPFNAADAMAYGSEIAVSGALSKTWDFLAALSYNKYYFTEDLRTASNTTTSSDGNQVPDAPKFMAKAALSYKIAGITLTPSVRYLSERYGDVLNNERVDASTIVDFDMSYALKKVLGAQSVELRLTATNLFNQKDISAINTADDALAATNTAATYQTGAPFGLYANVQFKF